Genomic segment of Populus nigra chromosome 6, ddPopNigr1.1, whole genome shotgun sequence:
CTCCGGCCATATTAGCAGCAGAAGAGATAAATGTGCGCGTGGAATTGGGAATTAAATTCAACTTCTGCACCTCCAGTGGCAATGTCTGGGAATAAGTCCTCATCGCTGAAACAGGATCTCTCAGCATACTCCTGTAGTCTCCAGATGCATGGAATGATCTGATAGTTGACAAATGCATTGAAGGAGGCAACCCTTTCTGAATCCTTTCCTGGACTCTCAATGcagaatcaaaagaatgaacTCTCAATGGTGCCATCATCCTTCTAAAAGGAGGATTATCAAACAAATTTGGCTGCCTGACAGGCCCAGGTTGGAATCCATCTGCATCTGCCTGCGGTGCATGTAGAGGTTGAACTTTAATTGGAAGTTGATTGGTACCTGTCCATGCAGAATCAATTCTGTCAGAGAGATTGGATGCATGGGAAGGGATGTCATTAAAGAATGTCTTATTCACAGTTTCCCCATCTGCATGCACTTCATCCTCTGTGTTATGATGAAGTGGCAGCAATGAATGCTCaggtaaaaaaatttcaaaggaaggacttgtttctttcttctctgaCTGAAAATCATTCCAAACAatctcttttgattttgaaaaccCAGAGATATTTTCTTCATGATCACGGTCAAACTTGCTATCCTTGCAAAATATATCATTTCTCAAATCTTTGAGCTCAGTATAAGACACCCCACCTTCTTTAGCCTTAATGACAGAATTTGTTTTAAGGACAGAGTCCAGTGAAAAAAGCTTCTGATCCCAAACATGAGAACCAATTAGAAGAGCACGTCTTATGCGATTGAGTTCTAAAATGTCAACGACAGTCTGATCTGAACTCTCCACAACAGCCAGTTGTAGCATGACCTGTTATCAAGGGGACTGATTAGAAGATTCATcacttgaaatttgaaaacattatgcACAAGGATAAACAGAGTGACAACAACATTAGATGATAAACGTCGGATAATAATGCTCTAAAGATCTAAAGAACTAACACTAACTTTCCAAGGGAATGATCTAATAACTAAGCATGTACTTACATTGTAATCATCCTTTTCCTTTAAGAGTTGATCTTTCAGCTCCGTGATGTGACTCTGTAACTCATTGGTATCTGACAATTCACCGCCAAAATATTTACTTCTCTGTTCCATGCTGTCAAGCACACCAGATATCTCACCATAGAAGGTTTCCATTCTGCCCAAGAGCTGTGTAAAATAGCAAAAAGGTTCAAAATATCAGTTCCACATTAGATTAGtacaataaaacaatttaaagcaagcaagcaagcctGGATTCTTAAAAAGCACCTCGGATGCCTCTTTCCTTATCCACTCATGCTGAATGGTGCTGTTGAATTCAAGCACCGAAGGTGGCAAATGGACATTCAAAATATCAATAGGGGAGTACCGGAAGAACGCAACCATGCTCCCAAACCTGTGAGAGGAGACTTTTCCGCGATTACCAACAACACAAGAGCGAAAGaaaaacagcagcagcaacaacaacaacaacaataataattccATGACTACAAAAATTTACCCATAGAATCTAAGACAGTCTCTCTGCAATGAATGACCACAGGGTGCAACACGATTGGCAGTTGCGTGGTTTGAAAAGCTCAGTTCCAaaaactttccaaaagaaaGTCCCCAGGCAGCAGCTGACATAACAACTCTACGAGTTGCTGGCGGGACTCCATCTATGTGAGCACACCTTAGGCATCGGTGCCACATCCATATCTTACCATCACGTTCTCCAGGTAGTTTTACAGAGGAAAGGGATCTAACATTGATTGTAAGATTGCCCTGCTGATGAGTGAAACACAGAACATGTGCTTCAGCTAGCTCCTTACATGACTTACAGCATGATTTCTGGTGACAACAAACCCATTAAAATATAAGCTTCAGATATGTAACAGGTGTCATACAAGAGAGGACAAACAAAACCTATGAAGTCACCTGGTTAAACAGATCATCACGAAGATATCTTCCAAGTGGCTTATCAAAAGATCCATAGAATTTTATGCGCAGAAGCCGTGAGCGTTCGCATACAGTTCCTTTCAGCACACAACGGCTTGAAAATGATACTAATATGCTCTGGTATGTGTCAGTGGCAGAGAAGTATTCACTGGAAACTTCATCTTCATCAATCTTCTCAGGTTGTACCAATTCACGAGTCCCCATAAGTTGCCCCCCCTCTTGAGCCATCATATCTTGTAGTTCTGGTAGTGAAAGATTATCGATACCAGGAGGAGGCACAACAGAAATCTTTAGACCCTCACATTCACTTATGGAAAACGAATCCAATCGTCCCACATCAGACACTAAATCACCATGGTATGCGATAGAGAGTTCATTTCCGGACTTACAAGTGACAGAACAAGGAGATAAGGGAGGAATGACAACAGCATCAAGGTCCCCGGTCAATGATTCTGATCCTTCATGCTCTGGTTTAACACCCAGTGATCCATCATTATCTTGAGCAGACAAAGCAACTTTAGCATGGCAAGTTATTGGAGATATAACTGAAATGGATTCATCTGCTGCTGTCCTCTCAGGAATAGCAATCGAGGGTCTAACTGTCTGCTTAGGAAGACTTGCACCCTCATCAGCAAGGAAAGAAGTCTCAAGGGACAAGTGATAGGCTGCAAAAACAGCATATTGAATAACATGCTTAACCTTCTTTAGCTCTTCGCGACATGTACCCCTCAGCAGCACCTAAAATATGGACCACACAAACCTAAtaagaaaccaaaaccaaattctGAAACTTTTCTCTTCGCAAATCTTAAGATGACAATGTAGGGTCATAGAGCAATTATGAGAGAACTACAGTGAGACAAAATGGTGGCATATAGCTTGTCTACATCAGAGTAATCAACAGTAAAATGAACATAAAAGCAACCTTCTGGGTGTTTGAAGAAGTATTTTAAATATGAAGATCCAAACTTAAATTTGTAGCAAATTGCTTCAAAAGTATGATGCAACTCTCATGTGACAATGAAGCAGAATTAGTCAATGCATGACTAAACCGTTCAAAATTAACAAATCCTTAACCAACATAACAAAAGCAGCATACTTCCTTTTCTCACTTATTCAATGCATCAACAATCTACACAAAGTTGACAACAAAATGCCTGGGAAGTGCAGCATTTATCCTAGAGCCCTGCAGCATAGGACAGCTGAAATATGTAGCAGACATCTTATTTTTTCTCAGTACCATGGTCCACAAAACCCCAGTAATATGGCTTGGACCTAAATGGACAAAAGTTCAGAGAGACAAGTTCCTATCTAGGAAACTCATGCACTTGCTCAAGTTGACTAGATATCAGATTCTTCCACAAAAgtatatataaagaaatcttAAACCAAAAACAGGTCACATTCTCTCCCTAACTATTCTCGTTGAAGGAATCTACCAAAGATGTTAAATTATATGGAATGCACAAAGCTGAATGTTTAATAGATCGTGGACAATATTGACTTTATGCAACTGAATGCATTGCTACACAAGTTTAGAGTGCAAGCAAACACAAGCCAAAGAAACCTTCATTTCCAGAGATTGAAAAGGGGTAAAATTCACTGCACAGACCAGTAATGACAATATAAGTGGACAAGGTGCATCTCTATGTATTTTAGAACCTAATCAAGCCAAATGCAAATTCAatgaaaactaataataatatagagTTTAATTACAAACCGTGCAACCTAAACGCCTTGGACACCCttcaaaaaacatcaatgttttagATGGCTTTTTGTTGAACTGATTGCTAGTCTCATGTTCTTCAAACACTCTCTCTACCCTGAATAGTTCACAGTGTCCCAGTCGTGTTGTAGAAATATTCTCAAACGATGGACTAATATAAGCACCAGTGCACTGAGCTATCCGTTCCAGTAAAGGCCTTTTCACATTAAGCACCAAGGAAATTTCCTTTCCCAATAGATATTCTTGGGCAAATGGAGATACGCTTTTCTCAACCAGCAGAACATTTGGGCGAAGAGCCTCTATTTTCGACATGATCAGCTTGAGATGATCATTTTCCTGCATCAAAGATTAATGTTTAAATCCCCATCCCAATAAATCTTGAAATCTGCTTAAAGCTAAAGAATTTTACACACGACAAATGTACCTTTTGCACTAAGGTATTGAAAGATGCCAGCTGATTCACAACACTTTGATATTCAAGCGCTCCTCCTAGAAGAAGTAACCTGGGATTTTTGTATTGTGTGGTCATGCGCttgtgctttatattttttgtacaaACTACCCCCTTTACAAGAGTGCTGCAAGTGCAAAAGATATCCACAGCTTAAAAAGAAATGGCATTATTTGCATGGAAATGGCGTGGAGAGTTTGGAGATAAAGCACCTgcagaacataaagaaaagcATACCTATCACTTGGATTTCCTGATGCTATACATTTAACCTTTACATAATCAACCGGATCCATACTGCCTCCTCTGCTGGTATCTGGTTTCACAAAATTCGCAGCTTGCCATGCAATTGTTGTGACTATGTCAAGCCATTCTTCATTGGTTTCCTCCTTGCTGGCTTTGATACCTTCTCCCTGTAAAAGCTGCGCTACAAGAGCCCTAAAATGCCCCTGTATCACAGCTTTAAGAGGGTCCTTGTTAATCTCATTCTGATTTTCCTTTGATGGAAACGTACAAGAGAGGCTACTACTCGGTAAGAAAATTGCAGAAGAATCCccaatatcatcatcttcatcatcatatGTGAAGAAACTACTCTCTGTTTCGTCATTTTCATCCTCGGGGGGTGGGGGAAACCAGATAAGACCATTGCTTTCAAAATCCAGTGGCTTTTGGGACTTGTCATATTGATCCCTCAACACTGACACATCATCAGAGTAATCATCAGCATTCTCTGGATCCTCGGTCCTTTTATCAGGCCCTCTTAAAATTACcatattttctttatcaaaggGACCGTCACTTTGAGACAATGAGGTTCCTTCTCGCCCCCTCTGTACAGTATGCCCAACTCTATAGGAACTAAAATCAATCCTAGACGGGCTGTCTAAAGGACTCGATCCCACTGACTTACAATTGCAAAACTCAAGCCTAGCACTAACACTACTTGAATCTATATCTGAAATATCATGAGAGTACTCACTCAATGGGCTGTAAAAGAGCTTCCCAGAATCCCCtgcttcttcttcatcactcCTGCATTATTGAATACATACATGTAAAGATTCATCAGCtacggagaaaaaaaaatacagataagGGAAAACTGACACCATACTAAAAAATACAAGTACAGCATGTAAATTCTAATCAAACAATAGGGTGCGGGGTGCTTGAGAATTATTACCTGCTTGATGAACGACGAACAGAAACGGGAGACGGGTGAGCACTAAAAGAAGTCATACTCCTGGAGGATATTGTATTAGGAGAAAACCCACAATCCCTGGATTCGAGATAGTGGACAAGATGATCACTCTGGATCGATGCAGCACTAAAAGAAGGTGAAGGTGGCTCGGGGCTCCCTCTTGGAGAGTCAGTAGGATGTACTTTCTCATTATTCTTCCTTCCACCATCACGTTTCACAGTAACCCCATTACAAAACTTACAGTATTTGATAGCCTCCCCAAAATCACCGTTGCAGTTCACAACATCAGATTGGTATCCTCTCATACAATTGAAACATGACCGCTTACCACAACTTTGGCAATGGTATCCGTTAAAAAACTGGTTATTATTTGAATCACACTCACTACACATGTTGACGGTATCGTTATTAGGCATCTCGAAGTTAGCAGACAAACAAGATGGTGAAAGATCACTTGCTCCCCAAGAAATCCAAGACCTAACTTTGTGTAGTAGATAGAATAGAGAAGAATCAGGTATTCCCATAGAAAGCAAAACCAATCCAATTTAAATCACGACCCcccactaataaaaaaaactcttctttGACTTCAGGAGAATTTAGAGGGAATTTGGAAAGATAATCAAGAAATGAACTGAGTTGACTAAAGTTGAAACCcccacaagaagaaaaaaaaaaaaaggtgggagTGGTTAATTTGTATGatattttgacattttaaatgtaattaagaagaaataaagaaagaaaggagaaacaaattaagaaaatccTCCGAGAATCACAAAATATATCCAGGGAGGGTTAAGGAATCCtaacaacaagaaaaataatagccACTCACAAATCTGTCAAGTGTATTCCAGTATTTACACCACAATTAAAGTTAACATCATTATAGCAACAAAAAAGATCCCCttaaacagcagcagcagcagcagcagcagcaaaaggAAGCACAAGAAATATTTTACCAACTGATACCTGATTCATCAAGAATGCATCCGCAGATCGATTCAAGCATATGAAGAAAAGGAATCAACATCCAAGAAAACAGAGACAAAGTTAGATACTGGgcaaaatgaggatcaaaagtAGAAATAGGAGGAGTACGGAGAAGGAGGAGGACGAATtgtcagatttatttttaataatattttgtgcACGCATCtcgattaataataatattactaattctctttctcttcttctgcaCTTCTTCTGCTATCTATCACTATTACTTCTCCTAGTTACACCACCACCTTCTctccttctttcctttcttctttttcttattattattatcctctCTCcactttctttaataaaaatggTGCTCCATGtgtctcttctcttctcttttcttttcttttcttttttctttttttttcaagaacttAAAGTAAAAAGTAGCCCACCCTCTCTTTCTGAAtagtctctccctctctctctctctctctctgttcaAGTACTTGGAATTTTGGAATTTGGATTAGGGTTTAGAATAATATTGGTTGTAATTTGTCTCTCCTCTCTTATTGGGTGGTTGTGGCAGGGGGTGCCTGCACTTCAAGATTTCTCTGTTCATTGGTCAGCATACCTGCGTgattatttagatttaattaaataaatagagaatctcctccttttttttcctttgattttgcTGGGTTGTTGAGTTTAGGATAATAGTTTTATATACAAATTGAAGTTAAGAAATTGCAGCTCTCTCGCACGCACCACGTCAGCAACGACACATAGAACACTTTAAGTCTTGTAAAGGTCGGTTTGGCTTAAAGGGGTGTGTGCTTGTCTTCATAATTAGGAGGGAAGAAATCGTTTGTGGATTTTTGGTCTTTTAGAGTTTAAAGCGGTTTGGTTTAAAGCTGTGTGCTTATTATTACGGTAGTTTTTGCGATTAAAAATTAtaggttttttataattttaaaaaatatatttttagttaaaattattgaaaattagatttttacatgtaaaataaataaaaaaacaaatcttcacagatcaaaaatatattattttagcttttacaCCATCTAgtctgaaaaataattatttgtggATCAAGTGTAAAGGgtataaattatttgataagCAAGCAACGATTTTTTCTCTATGgtgtaagaaaaggaaaacacagATCCTTCATTTCTCACGCACCCCTTTTTACATCCCTGCCCACATCCCTCCTAGCAAACAgagctttgtgattttcatataatcattattttatgaaaatttaatttttttatttaaattatatatttttatattattttgatgaattaatttaaaaaaattaaaaatatatattattttatatattcttaaataaaaaataatttaaaaaacaatctaagaTGTCCTAAATCCTCTTTTAGAAGAAGGATTGTTACGGTTTTTCTTTAGgtgaaaagaaatataataaaggGAGATTTCTTTCTCCAGTCAAGTTAATTACCGCCCCATGCTTTTCTCGATGCGCGTGTGTTTCACTCTTCTCTGACAACGTCTAGAATGTGCACGCTTTGGTGGCTGATGGTTTTCTCCAGTGGGTCAAAT
This window contains:
- the LOC133697843 gene encoding putative 1-phosphatidylinositol-3-phosphate 5-kinase FAB1C isoform X3; this encodes MGIPDSSLFYLLHKVRSWISWGASDLSPSCLSANFEMPNNDTVNMCSECDSNNNQFFNGYHCQSCGKRSCFNCMRGYQSDVVNCNGDFGEAIKYCKFCNGVTVKRDGGRKNNEKVHPTDSPRGSPEPPSPSFSAASIQSDHLVHYLESRDCGFSPNTISSRSMTSFSAHPSPVSVRRSSSRSDEEEAGDSGKLFYSPLTVIQGHFRALVAQLLQGEGIKASKEETNEEWLDIVTTIAWQAANFVKPDTSRGGSMDPVDYVKVKCIASGNPSDSTLVKGVVCTKNIKHKRMTTQYKNPRLLLLGGALEYQSVVNQLASFNTLVQKENDHLKLIMSKIEALRPNVLLVEKSVSPFAQEYLLGKEISLVLNVKRPLLERIAQCTGAYISPSFENISTTRLGHCELFRVERVFEEHETSNQFNKKPSKTLMFFEGCPRRLGCTVLLRGTCREELKKVKHVIQYAVFAAYHLSLETSFLADEGASLPKQTVRPSIAIPERTAADESISVISPITCHAKVALSAQDNDGSLGVKPEHEGSESLTGDLDAVVIPPLSPCSVTCKSGNELSIAYHGDLVSDVGRLDSFSISECEGLKISVVPPPGIDNLSLPELQDMMAQEGGQLMGTRELVQPEKIDEDEVSSEYFSATDTYQSILVSFSSRCVLKGTVCERSRLLRIKFYGSFDKPLGRYLRDDLFNQKSCCKSCKELAEAHVLCFTHQQGNLTINVRSLSSVKLPGERDGKIWMWHRCLRCAHIDGVPPATRRVVMSAAAWGLSFGKFLELSFSNHATANRVAPCGHSLQRDCLRFYGFGSMVAFFRYSPIDILNVHLPPSVLEFNSTIQHEWIRKEASELLGRMETFYGEISGVLDSMEQRSKYFGGELSDTNELQSHITELKDQLLKEKDDYNVMLQLAVVESSDQTVVDILELNRIRRALLIGSHVWDQKLFSLDSVLKTNSVIKAKEGGVSYTELKDLRNDIFCKDSKFDRDHEENISGFSKSKEIVWNDFQSEKKETSPSFEIFLPEHSLLPLHHNTEDEVHADGETVNKTFFNDIPSHASNLSDRIDSAWTGTNQLPIKVQPLHAPQADADGFQPGPVRQPNLFDNPPFRRMMAPLRVHSFDSALRVQERIQKGLPPSMHLSTIRSFHASGDYRSMLRDPVSAMRTYSQTLPLEVQKLNLIPNSTRTFISSAANMAGGARLLLPMRTNSDIVIGVYDNDPASVVSYALSSKEYEDWVTDRSNENGGIWSTFERSKEGSAASSFTAWQSFGSVDLDYISYGGYGSEDPSSSLGNLFMVSKKSPHLTISYGDDSSFAGGKVKFSVTCYFAKQFDSLRRKCCPSDVDFVRSLSRCQKWSAQGGKSNVYFAKSLDERFIIKQIKKTELESFEEFALEYFKYLTDSLNSGSPTCLAKILGIYQVTVKHLRGGKETKMDLMVMENLFFNRNIARVYDLKGSSRSRYNPDTSGSNKVLLDMNLVETLRTDPIFLGSKAKRSLERAIWNDTSFLASVDVMDYSLLVGVDDERKELVLGIIDFMRQYTWDKHLETWVKASGILGGPKNASPTIVSPKQYKKRFRKAMTSYFLTVPDQWSS
- the LOC133697843 gene encoding putative 1-phosphatidylinositol-3-phosphate 5-kinase FAB1C isoform X1; its protein translation is MGIPDSSLFYLLHKVRSWISWGASDLSPSCLSANFEMPNNDTVNMCSECDSNNNQFFNGYHCQSCGKRSCFNCMRGYQSDVVNCNGDFGEAIKYCKFCNGVTVKRDGGRKNNEKVHPTDSPRGSPEPPSPSFSAASIQSDHLVHYLESRDCGFSPNTISSRSMTSFSAHPSPVSVRRSSSRSDEEEAGDSGKLFYSPLSEYSHDISDIDSSSVSARLEFCNCKSVGSSPLDSPSRIDFSSYRVGHTVQRGREGTSLSQSDGPFDKENMVILRGPDKRTEDPENADDYSDDVSVLRDQYDKSQKPLDFESNGLIWFPPPPEDENDETESSFFTYDDEDDDIGDSSAIFLPSSSLSCTFPSKENQNEINKDPLKAVIQGHFRALVAQLLQGEGIKASKEETNEEWLDIVTTIAWQAANFVKPDTSRGGSMDPVDYVKVKCIASGNPSDSTLVKGVVCTKNIKHKRMTTQYKNPRLLLLGGALEYQSVVNQLASFNTLVQKENDHLKLIMSKIEALRPNVLLVEKSVSPFAQEYLLGKEISLVLNVKRPLLERIAQCTGAYISPSFENISTTRLGHCELFRVERVFEEHETSNQFNKKPSKTLMFFEGCPRRLGCTVLLRGTCREELKKVKHVIQYAVFAAYHLSLETSFLADEGASLPKQTVRPSIAIPERTAADESISVISPITCHAKVALSAQDNDGSLGVKPEHEGSESLTGDLDAVVIPPLSPCSVTCKSGNELSIAYHGDLVSDVGRLDSFSISECEGLKISVVPPPGIDNLSLPELQDMMAQEGGQLMGTRELVQPEKIDEDEVSSEYFSATDTYQSILVSFSSRCVLKGTVCERSRLLRIKFYGSFDKPLGRYLRDDLFNQKSCCKSCKELAEAHVLCFTHQQGNLTINVRSLSSVKLPGERDGKIWMWHRCLRCAHIDGVPPATRRVVMSAAAWGLSFGKFLELSFSNHATANRVAPCGHSLQRDCLRFYGFGSMVAFFRYSPIDILNVHLPPSVLEFNSTIQHEWIRKEASELLGRMETFYGEISGVLDSMEQRSKYFGGELSDTNELQSHITELKDQLLKEKDDYNVMLQLAVVESSDQTVVDILELNRIRRALLIGSHVWDQKLFSLDSVLKTNSVIKAKEGGVSYTELKDLRNDIFCKDSKFDRDHEENISGFSKSKEIVWNDFQSEKKETSPSFEIFLPEHSLLPLHHNTEDEVHADGETVNKTFFNDIPSHASNLSDRIDSAWTGTNQLPIKVQPLHAPQADADGFQPGPVRQPNLFDNPPFRRMMAPLRVHSFDSALRVQERIQKGLPPSMHLSTIRSFHASGDYRSMLRDPVSAMRTYSQTLPLEVQKLNLIPNSTRTFISSAANMAGGARLLLPMRTNSDIVIGVYDNDPASVVSYALSSKEYEDWVTDRSNENGGIWSTFERSKEGSAASSFTAWQSFGSVDLDYISYGGYGSEDPSSSLGNLFMVSKKSPHLTISYGDDSSFAGGKVKFSVTCYFAKQFDSLRRKCCPSDVDFVRSLSRCQKWSAQGGKSNVYFAKSLDERFIIKQIKKTELESFEEFALEYFKYLTDSLNSGSPTCLAKILGIYQVTVKHLRGGKETKMDLMVMENLFFNRNIARVYDLKGSSRSRYNPDTSGSNKVLLDMNLVETLRTDPIFLGSKAKRSLERAIWNDTSFLASVDVMDYSLLVGVDDERKELVLGIIDFMRQYTWDKHLETWVKASGILGGPKNASPTIVSPKQYKKRFRKAMTSYFLTVPDQWSS
- the LOC133697843 gene encoding putative 1-phosphatidylinositol-3-phosphate 5-kinase FAB1C isoform X2, translated to MGIPDSSLFYLLHKVRSWISWGASDLSPSCLSANFEMPNNDTVNMCSECDSNNNQFFNGYHCQSCGKRSCFNCMRGYQSDVVNCNGDFGEAIKYCKFCNGVTVKRDGGRKNNEKVHPTDSPRGSPEPPSPSFSAASIQSDHLVHYLESRDCGFSPNTISSRSMTSFSAHPSPVSVRRSSSRSDEEEAGDSGKLFYSPLSEYSHDISDIDSSSVSARLEFCNCKSVGSSPLDSPSRIDFSSYRVGHTVQRGREGTSLSQSDGPFDKENMVILRGPDKRTEDPENADDYSDDVSVLRDQYDKSQKPLDFESNGLIWFPPPPEDENDETESSFFTYDDEDDDIGDSSAIFLPSSSLSCTFPSKENQNEINKDPLKAVIQGHFRALVAQLLQGEGIKASKEETNEEWLDIVTTIAWQAANFVKPDTSRGGSMDPVDYVKVKCIASGNPSDSTLVKGVVCTKNIKHKRMTTQYKNPRLLLLGGALEYQSVVNQLASFNTLVQKENDHLKLIMSKIEALRPNVLLVEKSVSPFAQEYLLGKEISLVLNVKRPLLERIAQCTGAYISPSFENISTTRLGHCELFRVERVFEEHETSNQFNKKPSKTLMFFEGCPRRLGCTVLLRGTCREELKKVKHVIQYAVFAAYHLSLETSFLADEGASLPKQTVRPSIAIPERTAADESISVISPITCHAKVALSAQDNDGSLGVKPEHEGSESLTGDLDAVVIPPLSPCSVTCKSGNELSIAYHGDLVSDVGRLDSFSISECEGLKISVVPPPGIDNLSLPELQDMMAQEGGQLMGTRELVQPEKIDEDEVSSEYFSATDTYQSILVSFSSRCVLKGTVCERSRLLRIKFYGSFDKPLGRYLRDDLFNQKSCCKSCKELAEAHVLCFTHQQGNLTINVRSLSSVKLPGERDGKIWMWHRCLRCAHIDGVPPATRRVVMSAAAWGLSFGKFLELSFSNHATANRVAPCGHSLQRDCLRFYGFGSMVAFFRYSPIDILNVHLPPSVLEFNSTIQHEWIRKEASELLGRMETFYGEISGVLDSMEQRSKYFGGELSDTNELQSHITELKDQLLKEKDDYNVMLQLAVVESSDQTVVDILELNRIRRALLIGSHVWDQKLFSLDSVLKTNSVIKAKEGTNQLPIKVQPLHAPQADADGFQPGPVRQPNLFDNPPFRRMMAPLRVHSFDSALRVQERIQKGLPPSMHLSTIRSFHASGDYRSMLRDPVSAMRTYSQTLPLEVQKLNLIPNSTRTFISSAANMAGGARLLLPMRTNSDIVIGVYDNDPASVVSYALSSKEYEDWVTDRSNENGGIWSTFERSKEGSAASSFTAWQSFGSVDLDYISYGGYGSEDPSSSLGNLFMVSKKSPHLTISYGDDSSFAGGKVKFSVTCYFAKQFDSLRRKCCPSDVDFVRSLSRCQKWSAQGGKSNVYFAKSLDERFIIKQIKKTELESFEEFALEYFKYLTDSLNSGSPTCLAKILGIYQVTVKHLRGGKETKMDLMVMENLFFNRNIARVYDLKGSSRSRYNPDTSGSNKVLLDMNLVETLRTDPIFLGSKAKRSLERAIWNDTSFLASVDVMDYSLLVGVDDERKELVLGIIDFMRQYTWDKHLETWVKASGILGGPKNASPTIVSPKQYKKRFRKAMTSYFLTVPDQWSS